The proteins below come from a single Pseudomonas chlororaphis genomic window:
- a CDS encoding chemotaxis protein CheW, whose product MNRPIKTTSRPQLALQSYLDGLLQEATEELPPSPSVIEALPEPEPVEAEGVLDEFQAAVLEEQARDARTSVVAAAVEAPFVKPSLKVMDAPAPILAPVSTVAPLLQGLVTPVVEVHLPPSSPPPPEPTDDRPSWAAEPFECLLFDVAGLTLAVPLVCLGSIYSLAGQELTPLFGQPQWFLGILPSQAGNLKVLDTARWVMPDRYRDDFRQGLQYVISVQGYEWGLAVHQVSRSLRLDPNEIKWRSHRGQRPWLAGTVIEHMCALLDVSELAELIASGGAKHLDGSLPVQKPK is encoded by the coding sequence ATGAACCGCCCGATAAAGACGACCTCGCGTCCCCAACTGGCCCTGCAGTCCTACCTGGACGGGCTGTTGCAGGAAGCGACCGAAGAATTACCACCGTCGCCGAGTGTGATCGAGGCGTTGCCCGAGCCCGAGCCTGTCGAAGCCGAAGGTGTGCTGGATGAGTTTCAAGCGGCCGTGCTCGAAGAGCAGGCTCGTGACGCCCGTACGTCGGTGGTTGCCGCAGCGGTCGAGGCACCGTTCGTCAAGCCGTCGCTGAAGGTCATGGACGCACCCGCGCCGATCCTTGCGCCGGTGTCGACGGTTGCACCGCTGTTGCAGGGGCTGGTGACGCCGGTGGTGGAAGTCCACCTGCCACCGAGCAGCCCGCCACCGCCGGAGCCGACCGATGACCGCCCGAGCTGGGCCGCCGAGCCGTTCGAGTGCCTGTTGTTCGATGTGGCCGGGTTGACCCTGGCGGTGCCGCTGGTGTGCCTGGGGTCGATCTACTCCCTGGCCGGGCAGGAATTGACGCCGTTGTTTGGCCAGCCGCAATGGTTCCTTGGGATCCTGCCGAGCCAGGCCGGTAACCTGAAGGTGCTCGATACCGCGCGCTGGGTGATGCCGGACCGTTATCGCGACGATTTTCGCCAGGGCCTGCAATACGTGATTTCGGTGCAGGGGTACGAGTGGGGGTTGGCGGTGCACCAGGTCAGCCGTTCGCTGCGCCTGGATCCGAACGAGATCAAGTGGCGCAGCCATCGAGGGCAACGGCCATGGCTGGCCGGTACGGTGATCGAGCACATGTGCGCCTTGCTGGACGTTTCCGAGCTGGCAGAGCTGATCGCCAGCGGCGGGGCAAAACACCTGGATGGCAGCCTGCCGGTCCAGAAACCGAAATAA
- a CDS encoding cobalamin biosynthesis protein CobQ: protein MRVWAVANQKGGVGKTTSSIALAGLLAEAGKRVVIVDLDPHGSMTSYFGYDPDSLEHSNFDLFLHKGTVPEGLPGQLLLSTSHESISLLPSSTALATLERQSPGQSGLGLVIAKSLAQLWQDFDYAIIDSPPLLGLLMVNALAASQQLVIPVQTEHLAVKGLERMVNTLAMVNRSRKQSLAFNIVPTLFDRRTQASLGTLRVLRDKYPDDIWQGYIPVDTRLRDASRVGVTPSQFDGKSRGVLAYRALLKHLLAQQLVSQQVA, encoded by the coding sequence ATGAGAGTCTGGGCAGTCGCCAATCAAAAAGGTGGTGTGGGTAAAACCACATCTTCCATCGCTCTAGCTGGCTTGCTGGCCGAGGCGGGCAAGCGCGTGGTCATCGTCGACCTGGACCCCCATGGCTCGATGACCAGCTATTTCGGCTACGATCCCGATAGCCTGGAGCACAGCAACTTCGACCTGTTCCTGCACAAGGGCACCGTGCCCGAGGGCTTGCCGGGGCAGTTGCTGTTGTCCACCAGCCACGAAAGCATCTCGCTGTTGCCATCGAGCACCGCCCTGGCCACGCTGGAGCGCCAGTCGCCGGGCCAGAGTGGCCTGGGCCTGGTGATCGCCAAGAGTCTGGCGCAGCTGTGGCAGGATTTCGATTACGCCATCATCGACAGCCCGCCGTTGCTGGGCCTGTTGATGGTCAACGCCTTGGCCGCGAGCCAGCAATTGGTGATCCCGGTGCAAACCGAGCACCTGGCGGTCAAGGGCCTGGAGCGCATGGTCAATACGTTGGCGATGGTCAACCGCTCACGCAAGCAATCGCTGGCGTTCAACATCGTGCCGACCCTGTTCGACCGCCGTACCCAGGCGTCCCTGGGGACGCTGCGCGTTCTGCGGGACAAGTACCCGGATGACATCTGGCAAGGCTACATCCCCGTCGATACGCGCTTGCGGGACGCCAGCCGCGTCGGCGTGACCCCGTCGCAGTTCGATGGCAAGAGCCGCGGTGTGCTGGCTTACCGGGCGCTGCTCAAGCACTTGTTGGCCCAGCAACTCGTTTCGCAGCAGGTGGCTTAA
- a CDS encoding flagellar motor protein MotD (Homologous to MotB. These organism have both MotB and MotD. With MotC (a MotA homolog) forms the ion channels that couple flagellar rotation to proton/sodium motive force across the membrane and forms the stator elements of the rotary flagellar machine. Either MotAB or MotCD is sufficient for swimming, but both are necessary for swarming motility): MARRRHTEEHVNHERWLVSYADFITLLFAFFVVMYSISSVNEGKYKVISEALIGVFTDSDRALKPIPIGEERPKTTTPAQPLVKDSEQVDAGIAGGSDPLKSIADDISAAFGDLINSNQMTVRGNELWVEIELNSSLLFGSGDAMPSDMAFNIIDKVAAILKPFDNPVHVEGFTDDQPIRTAQYPTNWELSSARSASIVRMLAMQGVNPGRLASVGYGEFQPVANNATAEGRARNRRVVLVVSRNLDVRRSLTGTGTANATPDAALKRAGTQTAPAAVKSPGQRSAVNSPSPAL; encoded by the coding sequence ATGGCCCGTCGCAGGCACACTGAAGAACACGTCAACCATGAACGCTGGCTGGTTTCCTACGCTGACTTCATCACGCTGCTGTTCGCCTTTTTCGTGGTCATGTATTCGATCTCGTCGGTCAACGAAGGCAAGTACAAGGTCATTTCCGAGGCCCTGATCGGCGTCTTCACCGACTCTGATCGCGCCCTCAAGCCCATCCCCATTGGCGAAGAGCGGCCCAAGACCACGACCCCGGCCCAGCCGCTGGTCAAGGATTCCGAGCAGGTCGATGCCGGCATCGCCGGTGGCAGCGATCCATTGAAAAGCATTGCCGACGACATCAGCGCGGCATTCGGTGACCTGATCAATTCCAATCAGATGACCGTGCGCGGCAACGAGTTGTGGGTCGAGATCGAACTCAATTCCAGCCTGTTGTTCGGCAGCGGCGACGCAATGCCCAGCGACATGGCCTTCAACATCATCGACAAGGTGGCGGCGATCCTGAAGCCGTTCGACAACCCGGTCCATGTCGAAGGCTTTACGGACGACCAGCCGATCCGGACCGCGCAGTACCCGACCAACTGGGAGCTGTCATCGGCCCGTTCGGCCAGCATTGTCCGCATGCTGGCGATGCAGGGCGTGAACCCCGGTCGCCTGGCGTCGGTGGGCTATGGCGAGTTCCAGCCGGTGGCCAACAACGCCACCGCCGAAGGCCGTGCGCGCAACCGTCGCGTGGTGCTGGTGGTGTCGCGCAACCTTGATGTGCGCCGTAGCCTGACCGGTACAGGGACGGCCAACGCAACACCGGATGCGGCGTTGAAGCGTGCTGGCACACAAACTGCACCGGCTGCGGTCAAGTCGCCGGGACAGCGGAGCGCCGTCAATTCTCCGTCACCCGCTTTATAA
- the motC gene encoding flagellar motor protein (homologous to MotA; this protein with a related protein (a MotB homolog) forms the ion channels that couple flagellar rotation to proton/sodium motive force across the membrane and forms the stator elements of the rotary flagellar machine; either MotAB or MotCD is sufficient for swimming, but both are necessary for swarming motility; these organisms have both MotA and MotC) translates to MDVLSLIGIIMAFVAIIGGNYLEGGHLGALANGPAALIVLGGTIGAALLQSPMSAFKRAIQVLVWILFPPRVDLAGGIDRVVNWSLTARKEGLLGLEGVADAEPDSYSRKGLQLLVDGAEPEAIRSILEVDFYTQEARDIEAAKVFESMGGYAPTIGIIGAVMGLIHVMGNLADPSQLGSGIAVAFVATIYGVASANLVLLPIAAKLKSIALRQSRYREMLLEGILSIAEGENPRSIELKLQGFMD, encoded by the coding sequence ATGGATGTGCTCAGCCTGATCGGCATCATCATGGCGTTCGTCGCCATCATCGGTGGCAACTACCTGGAAGGCGGGCATCTCGGTGCCCTGGCCAATGGCCCGGCTGCGTTGATCGTGCTCGGTGGCACCATTGGCGCGGCGCTGCTGCAATCGCCCATGAGTGCATTCAAACGGGCGATCCAGGTGCTGGTCTGGATCCTGTTTCCGCCGCGTGTCGACCTGGCCGGCGGCATCGACCGGGTGGTGAACTGGAGCCTGACCGCGCGCAAGGAAGGCTTGCTGGGCCTGGAAGGGGTGGCCGACGCCGAACCCGACAGCTACTCGCGCAAAGGCCTGCAATTGCTGGTGGACGGTGCCGAGCCGGAAGCCATCCGCAGCATCCTGGAGGTGGATTTCTACACCCAGGAAGCCCGCGACATCGAAGCGGCCAAGGTGTTCGAAAGCATGGGCGGCTACGCGCCGACCATCGGCATCATCGGTGCGGTGATGGGCTTGATCCACGTGATGGGCAATCTGGCCGACCCATCGCAACTGGGCAGCGGCATCGCCGTGGCCTTCGTTGCCACGATCTACGGCGTGGCGAGCGCCAACCTGGTGTTGCTGCCGATTGCCGCCAAGCTCAAGTCCATCGCATTGCGCCAGTCGCGCTACCGCGAAATGCTGCTGGAAGGGATCCTGTCGATCGCCGAGGGTGAAAACCCACGCTCCATTGAGTTGAAGCTCCAGGGCTTCATGGATTAA
- a CDS encoding chemotaxis protein CheY, with amino-acid sequence MVVKVLVVDDSGFFRRRVSEILSADTSIQVVGTATNGKEAIDQALALKPDVITMDYEMPMMDGITAVRHIMQRCPTPVLMFSSLTHEGARVTLDALDAGAVDFLPKNFEDISRNPDKVRQLLCEKVHSISRSNRRVGGYSAPAPAPVAAPSPAPTPSASSSFNPPPVRSAPAPAPTRSAPASASSAAPKRKAYKLVAIGTSTGGPVALQRVLTQLPANFPAPIVLIQHMPAAFTKAFAERLDKLCNISVKEAEDGDILRPGLALLAPGGKQMMVDGRGAVKILPGDERLNYKPCVDITFGSAAKSYGDKVLAVVLTGMGADGREGARLLKQGGSAIWAQDEASCVIYGMPMAIVKADLADAVYSLDDIGRHLVEACL; translated from the coding sequence ATGGTAGTTAAAGTCCTGGTGGTGGACGATTCGGGTTTTTTTCGCCGCCGCGTCTCGGAAATTCTTTCGGCTGATACGAGTATCCAGGTTGTCGGTACGGCAACCAACGGCAAAGAGGCGATCGATCAGGCCCTGGCACTCAAGCCGGATGTGATCACCATGGACTACGAGATGCCGATGATGGATGGCATCACGGCCGTGCGCCACATCATGCAGCGCTGCCCGACTCCGGTATTGATGTTCTCGTCCCTGACCCACGAAGGCGCCCGGGTGACCCTCGATGCGCTGGACGCCGGGGCCGTGGATTTCCTGCCGAAAAACTTCGAAGACATCTCGCGCAACCCTGACAAGGTCCGGCAGTTGCTGTGCGAGAAGGTCCACAGCATTTCGCGCAGCAACCGCCGCGTCGGTGGCTACAGCGCCCCGGCACCGGCCCCTGTCGCCGCGCCAAGCCCTGCGCCGACGCCAAGCGCTTCGAGCAGCTTCAACCCGCCACCGGTGCGCAGTGCACCGGCACCGGCCCCCACTCGTTCGGCCCCGGCCAGCGCCTCTTCGGCGGCGCCCAAGCGCAAAGCCTACAAGCTGGTCGCGATCGGTACGTCCACGGGCGGCCCGGTGGCGCTGCAACGGGTCCTGACCCAATTGCCGGCCAATTTCCCGGCCCCCATCGTGCTGATCCAGCACATGCCCGCGGCGTTCACCAAGGCCTTCGCGGAGCGCCTGGACAAGCTGTGCAACATCAGCGTCAAGGAAGCCGAGGATGGTGACATCCTGCGTCCAGGCCTGGCGTTGCTGGCGCCGGGTGGCAAACAGATGATGGTCGACGGGCGTGGCGCGGTGAAAATCCTGCCGGGCGACGAGCGCCTGAACTACAAGCCGTGCGTGGACATTACCTTCGGTTCGGCGGCCAAGTCCTACGGTGACAAAGTTCTGGCGGTGGTGCTCACCGGCATGGGCGCCGACGGGCGCGAGGGCGCACGCCTGCTCAAACAGGGCGGCAGTGCGATCTGGGCCCAGGACGAAGCCAGTTGCGTGATCTACGGCATGCCGATGGCCATCGTGAAGGCCGATCTCGCCGACGCGGTGTACAGCCTGGATGACATAGGTCGACACCTGGTCGAGGCATGCCTGTAA
- a CDS encoding chemotaxis protein CheA, with translation MSFGADEEILQDFLVEAGEILEQLSEQLVELESRPDDADLLNAIFRGFHTVKGGAGFLQLNELVECCHIAENVFDILRKGERRVDSELMDVVLEALDAVNSMFSEVRERSPITPATPELLAALSRLAEPQSADETAAVAEPVIEEPAVEEPVAEESGDITDNEFEQLLDSLSAAKAQAQAEAPAAPAAAPAGDAAASDEITDAEFESLLDQLHGKGQFAVDAVAPAAAPAAPKAAGDNSDITDDEFEALLDQLHGKGTFAVDALDSAIASAPSPAQPAAAAAGSDLISDHEFESLLDELHGKGKFTEVGTASATGAGAATAAPVAKAAPKPAAKAPEPKAETPAPAAKPAAAAAPAPARAASAPPAEKPASEAETTVRVDTARLDEIMNMVGELVLVRNRLVRLGLNSQDEAMSKAVSNLDVVTADLQTAVMKTRMQPIKKVFGRFPRLVRDLARQLKKEINLELVGEETDLDKNLVEALADPLVHLVRNAVDHGIESPQEREEAGKVRSGRVILAAEQEGDHILLSISDDGKGMDPNVLRSIAVKRGVMDKDAADRLSDTECYNLIFAPGFSTKTEISDVSGRGVGMDVVKTKISQLNGSINIYSTKGQGSKIVIKVPLTLAIMPTLMVMLGNQAFAFPLVNVNEIFHLDLSRTNVVDGQEVVIVRDKALPLFYLKRWLVSSAAHEEQGEGHVVILSVGTQRIGFVVDQLVGQEEVVIKPLGKMLQGTPGMSGATITGDGRIALILDVPSMLKRYAARRI, from the coding sequence ATGAGCTTCGGCGCCGATGAAGAGATCCTTCAGGATTTCCTGGTTGAGGCTGGCGAGATTCTTGAGCAACTGTCCGAGCAATTGGTCGAGCTGGAAAGCCGGCCGGATGATGCGGATCTGCTCAACGCAATTTTTCGCGGTTTCCACACTGTAAAAGGAGGCGCCGGCTTCCTCCAGCTCAACGAGCTGGTGGAGTGCTGTCACATTGCCGAAAACGTGTTCGACATCCTGCGCAAGGGTGAGCGTCGCGTTGATTCGGAGCTGATGGACGTGGTGCTTGAAGCGCTGGATGCGGTCAACAGCATGTTCAGCGAAGTGCGCGAGCGCTCGCCGATTACCCCTGCCACGCCTGAGCTGCTCGCTGCGCTGTCGCGCCTGGCCGAGCCTCAGTCGGCGGATGAAACCGCTGCCGTGGCCGAGCCGGTCATTGAAGAACCGGCCGTCGAGGAACCCGTCGCCGAGGAATCGGGCGACATCACCGATAACGAATTCGAACAACTGCTGGACTCCCTGAGCGCCGCCAAGGCCCAGGCCCAGGCCGAGGCGCCGGCGGCTCCGGCTGCCGCACCGGCGGGCGATGCCGCTGCCAGCGATGAAATCACCGACGCCGAGTTCGAGTCGTTGCTCGACCAGTTGCATGGCAAGGGCCAGTTCGCCGTCGATGCCGTCGCGCCTGCGGCGGCCCCGGCCGCCCCGAAAGCGGCGGGCGACAACTCGGACATCACCGACGACGAATTCGAAGCCTTGCTCGATCAGTTGCATGGCAAGGGTACCTTTGCCGTCGACGCCCTGGATTCGGCCATCGCTTCGGCGCCAAGCCCGGCGCAACCTGCCGCCGCTGCGGCCGGCAGCGACCTGATCAGCGACCACGAATTCGAGTCGCTGCTGGACGAGTTGCACGGCAAAGGCAAATTCACCGAAGTCGGCACGGCTTCCGCTACGGGGGCTGGCGCTGCGACGGCTGCACCGGTGGCCAAGGCCGCGCCGAAACCGGCTGCCAAGGCGCCGGAGCCAAAGGCCGAGACACCTGCGCCCGCGGCCAAGCCAGCCGCTGCGGCCGCGCCAGCACCGGCTCGTGCCGCGTCGGCGCCGCCAGCGGAAAAACCAGCGAGCGAAGCCGAGACCACCGTTCGGGTCGACACCGCACGCCTGGACGAGATCATGAACATGGTCGGCGAACTGGTCCTGGTGCGTAACCGCCTGGTGCGCCTGGGCCTCAACAGCCAGGACGAAGCCATGTCCAAGGCCGTGTCGAACCTCGACGTGGTCACGGCCGACCTGCAGACCGCGGTCATGAAGACCCGGATGCAGCCGATCAAGAAAGTCTTCGGGCGCTTCCCGCGCCTGGTTCGCGACCTGGCGCGACAGCTCAAGAAAGAAATCAACCTGGAACTGGTGGGTGAAGAAACCGACCTCGACAAGAACCTTGTCGAGGCCCTGGCCGACCCGCTGGTCCACTTGGTGCGCAACGCGGTCGACCACGGTATCGAGTCGCCGCAGGAGCGAGAAGAAGCGGGCAAGGTCCGCAGTGGCAGGGTGATCCTGGCCGCCGAGCAGGAGGGCGACCACATCCTGTTGTCGATCTCCGACGACGGCAAGGGCATGGACCCGAACGTGTTGCGCTCCATCGCGGTGAAACGCGGCGTGATGGACAAGGATGCCGCCGACCGCCTCAGCGACACCGAGTGCTACAACCTGATCTTTGCCCCGGGCTTCTCCACCAAGACCGAGATCTCCGACGTGTCGGGCCGTGGCGTGGGCATGGACGTGGTGAAAACCAAGATTTCCCAGCTCAACGGTTCGATCAATATCTACTCGACCAAGGGCCAGGGCTCGAAGATCGTCATCAAGGTCCCGTTGACCCTGGCGATCATGCCGACCCTGATGGTGATGCTGGGCAACCAGGCGTTCGCCTTCCCGCTGGTGAACGTCAACGAAATCTTCCACCTCGACCTGTCGCGCACCAACGTGGTGGACGGCCAGGAAGTGGTGATCGTACGGGACAAGGCATTGCCGCTGTTCTACCTCAAGCGCTGGCTGGTCAGTTCGGCGGCGCACGAGGAGCAGGGCGAAGGCCACGTGGTGATCCTTTCGGTGGGCACCCAGCGGATCGGCTTCGTCGTCGATCAGTTGGTGGGCCAGGAAGAAGTGGTCATCAAGCCGTTGGGCAAGATGCTCCAGGGCACCCCGGGCATGTCCGGCGCCACCATCACCGGCGACGGCCGTATCGCACTGATTCTCGATGTGCCCAGCATGCTCAAGCGCTACGCCGCCCGGCGTATTTGA
- a CDS encoding protein phosphatase, translated as MDNESSMGDFESTLKKHARELVESLEKGRFGDAVQMIHELNQTRDRGLYLEVGKLTRELHSAIVNFQIDPRMPQAEEVSQITDATERLGYVVKLTEAAANRTMDLVESATPLVNGLSEEAQALSTDWGRFMRREVGAEEFRELARRVDGFLTRSSSENRAVASNLNDILLAQDYQDLTGQVIKRVTQLVTEVESNLLKLVLMASQVDRFAGIEHDREAMLAEKDPQKHLSQGEGPQIHADKREDVVSGQDDVDDLLSSLGF; from the coding sequence ATGGATAACGAATCTTCAATGGGCGATTTCGAATCGACCCTGAAAAAACATGCCCGTGAACTGGTCGAAAGCCTCGAAAAAGGCCGTTTTGGCGATGCGGTTCAAATGATCCATGAGCTCAACCAGACCCGTGACCGTGGTCTGTATCTGGAAGTGGGCAAGCTCACGCGTGAATTGCACAGCGCGATTGTCAATTTCCAGATCGACCCGCGCATGCCGCAGGCCGAGGAAGTCTCGCAGATCACCGACGCCACCGAGCGCCTGGGGTATGTGGTCAAGCTGACCGAAGCGGCGGCCAACCGCACCATGGATTTGGTGGAGAGCGCCACGCCGCTGGTCAATGGCCTGAGCGAGGAAGCCCAGGCCTTGAGCACCGACTGGGGTCGGTTCATGCGTCGCGAGGTGGGGGCCGAGGAGTTTCGCGAGTTGGCCCGCCGGGTCGACGGTTTCCTGACGCGCAGCAGCAGCGAAAACCGCGCCGTCGCCAGCAACCTCAACGACATCTTGTTGGCCCAGGACTATCAGGACCTGACCGGCCAGGTGATCAAGCGCGTGACCCAACTGGTTACCGAAGTGGAAAGCAATTTGCTCAAGCTGGTGTTGATGGCCAGCCAAGTCGACCGCTTTGCGGGCATCGAACACGACCGTGAAGCGATGCTTGCTGAAAAAGATCCACAAAAACATCTCTCTCAGGGTGAAGGTCCGCAAATTCATGCCGATAAAAGAGAAGACGTTGTGTCCGGTCAGGACGATGTGGACGATTTGCTGTCCAGCCTTGGATTTTAG
- a CDS encoding histidine kinase codes for MKILIVDDFSTMRRIIKNLLRDLGFTNTAEADDGTTALPMLHSGNFDFLVTDWNMPGMTGIDLLRQVRADEKLKHLPVLMVTAEAKREQIIEAAQAGVNGYVVKPFTAQALKEKIEKIFERIG; via the coding sequence ATGAAAATCCTCATCGTTGATGACTTCTCAACGATGCGGCGGATCATTAAAAACCTGTTGCGTGACCTTGGGTTCACCAACACGGCCGAAGCAGATGACGGGACCACTGCGCTCCCGATGTTGCACAGTGGCAACTTCGATTTTCTGGTCACCGACTGGAACATGCCCGGCATGACCGGCATCGACCTGCTGCGCCAGGTGCGCGCTGATGAAAAACTCAAGCACCTTCCCGTGCTGATGGTCACCGCCGAAGCCAAGCGCGAGCAGATCATCGAAGCGGCCCAGGCCGGTGTGAACGGCTACGTGGTCAAACCCTTCACGGCCCAGGCGTTGAAAGAGAAGATCGAAAAAATCTTCGAACGCATCGGCTAA
- the fliA gene encoding flagellar biosynthesis sigma factor (sigma factors are initiation factors that promote the attachment of RNA polymerase to specific initiation sites and are then released; this sigma factor directs late flagellar biosynthesis genes), whose product MTASSYNHLYKKSARDAQYELIERYAPLVKRIAYHLLARLPASVQVEDLIQAGMIGLLEVSNKYDASKGASFETYAGIRIRGAMLDEVRKGDWAPRSVHRNTRMVSDAIRAIEAKTGRDAKDHEVAAELQLSLDDYYGILNDTLGSRLFSFDDLLQDGEHEGLHEDGASAHMEPSRDLEDERFQSALAEAIANLPERERLVLALYYDEELNLKEIGEVLGVSESRVSQLHSQCAARLRGRLGEWRAR is encoded by the coding sequence ATGACAGCCAGCAGTTACAACCACCTCTACAAAAAATCGGCACGGGACGCCCAGTACGAGTTGATCGAGCGTTACGCGCCCCTGGTCAAGCGTATCGCCTATCACTTGCTGGCGCGGCTGCCGGCCAGTGTCCAGGTCGAGGACCTGATCCAGGCCGGCATGATCGGCCTGCTCGAAGTGTCGAACAAATACGACGCGAGCAAGGGCGCCAGTTTCGAGACCTACGCCGGTATCCGTATCCGCGGCGCGATGCTCGACGAGGTCCGCAAGGGCGATTGGGCACCGCGTTCGGTGCACCGCAACACCCGCATGGTGAGCGATGCGATCCGTGCGATTGAAGCTAAAACCGGGCGTGACGCTAAAGATCACGAGGTTGCGGCCGAACTCCAGTTGAGTCTCGATGATTATTACGGGATTTTGAACGATACCTTGGGCAGCCGCCTGTTCAGTTTCGACGACCTGTTGCAGGACGGCGAGCATGAAGGGCTGCACGAGGATGGCGCGAGTGCTCACATGGAGCCATCGCGTGACCTGGAAGATGAACGCTTCCAGAGCGCGCTGGCCGAAGCGATTGCCAATTTGCCGGAGCGTGAGCGACTGGTCTTGGCGCTGTACTACGACGAAGAGCTGAACCTCAAGGAAATCGGTGAGGTCCTGGGGGTCAGCGAATCGCGGGTCAGCCAGTTACACAGCCAGTGCGCAGCCCGTTTGCGGGGGCGTTTGGGGGAATGGCGAGCGCGCTGA
- a CDS encoding cobyrinic acid a,c-diamide synthase — translation MGSMHPVQVIAVTGGKGGVGKTNVSVNLSLALAELGRRVMLLDADLGLANVDVLLGLTPKRTLADVIEGRCELRDVLLQGPGGIRIVPAASGTQSMVHLTPAQHAGLIQAFSDIGDNLDVLVIDTAAGIGDSVVSFVRAAQEVLLVVCDEPTSITDAYALIKLLNRDYGMNRFRVLANMAQSPQEGRNLFAKLTKVTDRFLDVALQYVGAVPYDESVRKAVQKQRAVYEAFPRSKCALAFKAIAQKVDSWPLPANPRGHLEFFVERLVQQTAGPVL, via the coding sequence ATGGGCAGCATGCATCCCGTACAGGTGATCGCGGTGACCGGCGGCAAAGGTGGCGTCGGGAAGACTAACGTGTCAGTGAACTTGTCCCTGGCTCTGGCAGAGCTTGGCCGACGGGTCATGCTGCTGGACGCCGACCTGGGCCTGGCGAACGTCGATGTGTTGCTGGGGCTTACCCCAAAGCGCACGCTGGCGGACGTGATCGAAGGCCGCTGCGAACTGCGCGACGTACTGTTGCAAGGGCCTGGCGGGATTCGCATCGTGCCGGCCGCCTCCGGCACCCAGAGCATGGTTCACCTGACCCCGGCCCAGCACGCGGGCCTGATCCAGGCGTTCAGCGACATCGGCGACAACCTCGATGTGCTGGTAATCGACACCGCGGCCGGCATCGGTGACTCGGTCGTCAGTTTCGTGCGGGCCGCCCAGGAAGTGCTGCTGGTGGTCTGCGATGAACCGACTTCCATCACCGACGCCTATGCCCTGATCAAGCTGCTGAACCGCGACTACGGCATGAACCGCTTCCGCGTCCTGGCCAACATGGCGCAGAGCCCGCAGGAGGGACGCAATCTGTTCGCCAAGCTGACCAAGGTCACGGATCGCTTCCTGGATGTCGCCCTACAATACGTCGGCGCCGTGCCCTACGACGAAAGTGTCCGCAAGGCCGTCCAGAAGCAACGTGCCGTCTATGAAGCTTTTCCACGTTCCAAATGTGCGCTGGCGTTCAAGGCAATCGCCCAGAAGGTCGATAGCTGGCCGCTGCCGGCCAACCCGCGCGGGCATCTGGAATTTTTCGTCGAGCGTCTCGTGCAACAAACAGCAGGGCCCGTGCTATGA